Proteins found in one Strix uralensis isolate ZFMK-TIS-50842 chromosome 21, bStrUra1, whole genome shotgun sequence genomic segment:
- the MYMK gene encoding protein myomaker: MGSLVAKLLLPTISTLVFLPTISIAAKRRFHMEAMVYFFTMFFVAIYHACDGPGLSVLCFMRYDLLEYFSIYGTALSIWVSLMALAEFDEPKRSTFVMFGVLTIAVRIYHDRWGYGVYSGPIGTAVLVITVKWLQKMKEKKGLYPDKSVYTQQIGPGFCFGALALMLRFFFEEWDYTYVHSFYHCALAMAFVLLLPKENKKAGSAGTPARLDCSTLCCCV, encoded by the exons ATGGGTTCGCTGGTGGCCAAGCTCCTTCTGCCCACCATCAGCACCTTGGTCTTCCTCCCCACCATCAGCATCGCGGCCAAGCGGCGCTTCCACATGGAAGCCATGGTTTACTTCTTCACCATGTTCTTCGTGGCG atttacCATGCATGTGATGGCCCCGGCTTATCAGTGTTGTGCTTCATGCGCTACGATCTCCTGGAGTACTTCAGCATCTATGGCACAGCTCTGTCCATCTGGGTGTCCCTGATGG CCCTGGCAGAGTTTGACGAGCCGAAGAGATCAACCTTCGTCATGTTTGGCGTCCTCACCATCGCTGTCAGGATCTACCACGACCGCTGGGGCTACGGCGTCTACTCGGGACCCATCGGGACGGCTGTCCTGGTGATAACTGTGAAATGG ctacaaaagatgaaagagaagaaagggctTTACCCAGACAAGAGTGTCTACACCCAACAGATCGGTCCTGGCTTCTGTTTCGGGGCGTTAGCGCTGATGCTGAGGTTCTTCTTTGAG GAGTGGGATTACACCTACGTGCACAGCTTCTACCACTGCGCCTTGGCCATGGCCTTCGTGCTGCTGCTACCCAAGGAGAACAAGAAGGCCGGGAGCGCCGGGACCCCTGCCAGGCTGGACTGCTCCACGCTCTGCTGCTGCGTCTGA